From the Salinimicrobium tongyeongense genome, one window contains:
- a CDS encoding UxaA family hydrolase yields the protein MSFLDKAVIISPNDNVAVALQNIQKGELLKMNNSSIKMVEDVPVKHKISLHFFCKGDIIYMYGVPVGEVIVPIPPGGRLTTVNVKHLAAEYKIGNPEYDVIPPDVGHLENKYFHGYYRGDGQVGTRNFWLFIPMVFCQNRNLQVLKEAFDTELGYKKENPIKQQIKELIGDSNGSSSIPKYRKIFENIDGIKFLSHEGGCGGTREDAQMLVNLLAGYINNPNVAGATVLSLGCQHAQVSMLQEVLKDKYICKKPVLYFEQQQYASEKEMLRDIVNDTFKKLKEANKIKRNPAPLSKLSIGLECGGSDGFSGITANPLIGNVSDKIGALGGKGILSEFPELCGVEQDIINRCETRETAEKFINLMEAYNTRAKEVGSGFDMNPSPGNIKDGLITDAIKSAGAATKGGRAAVTDVLDYTEYAVKPGLNLLCTPGNDVESTTGLCGSGANLILFSTGLGTPTGNPICPVLKISSNSALPKKITDIIDFDAGRIISEGASLEDLSEELLELIVEVASGTKKTCADILGQDDFIPWKRGVSL from the coding sequence AGGTGATATTATCTACATGTATGGGGTTCCGGTAGGAGAAGTTATTGTCCCTATACCGCCCGGAGGTAGATTGACTACTGTAAATGTGAAACATCTGGCTGCAGAATATAAGATAGGTAACCCCGAATACGATGTTATACCGCCCGATGTAGGTCATTTGGAAAATAAATATTTTCATGGGTATTACCGGGGGGACGGACAGGTAGGAACAAGAAATTTTTGGCTCTTTATTCCTATGGTTTTTTGTCAAAACCGCAACTTGCAGGTTTTGAAAGAAGCTTTTGATACTGAGCTTGGTTATAAAAAAGAAAACCCTATTAAACAGCAAATTAAAGAGCTTATAGGTGATAGCAATGGTTCTTCCTCAATTCCGAAGTATAGAAAGATCTTTGAAAATATTGATGGAATTAAGTTTCTAAGTCATGAAGGGGGCTGTGGGGGCACCAGGGAGGATGCTCAAATGCTGGTAAATCTGCTAGCAGGATACATAAATAACCCCAATGTCGCGGGAGCTACAGTTTTAAGTCTGGGCTGCCAACATGCGCAAGTGAGTATGTTACAGGAGGTTTTGAAAGATAAGTATATCTGTAAAAAACCCGTACTTTATTTTGAACAACAACAATATGCTTCAGAAAAAGAAATGCTCAGAGATATTGTTAACGATACATTTAAGAAACTTAAAGAAGCAAATAAAATTAAAAGGAACCCTGCACCTTTAAGTAAGCTTAGTATAGGCCTGGAATGTGGTGGGTCTGACGGATTTTCAGGAATTACGGCAAATCCTTTAATAGGTAATGTTTCAGATAAAATAGGAGCTCTTGGAGGTAAGGGAATATTATCTGAATTTCCTGAATTGTGCGGTGTAGAGCAGGATATTATAAATCGCTGCGAAACCAGGGAAACCGCCGAAAAGTTTATAAATCTAATGGAAGCTTACAATACAAGGGCAAAAGAGGTAGGTTCTGGCTTTGATATGAACCCTTCACCAGGTAATATTAAAGATGGCCTTATAACAGATGCCATAAAATCGGCAGGGGCAGCAACTAAAGGTGGCAGAGCAGCAGTTACAGATGTTCTTGATTATACGGAATACGCTGTAAAACCAGGCTTGAATCTTCTATGTACCCCAGGAAATGATGTAGAGTCAACCACTGGTCTTTGCGGTTCGGGAGCAAACCTGATTCTGTTCTCTACAGGTCTTGGAACTCCCACGGGTAATCCTATATGCCCGGTTTTGAAAATTTCTTCTAATTCTGCACTCCCAAAAAAAATTACTGATATAATAGATTTTGACGCTGGAAGGATAATTTCAGAGGGTGCTTCGTTAGAAGATCTATCAGAAGAACTGCTGGAATTAATAGTAGAAGTTGCAAGTGGAACAAAGAAGACCTGTGCAGATATATTAGGTCAGGACGACTTCATTCCATGGAAACGTGGAGTTTCACTATAA
- a CDS encoding SDR family NAD(P)-dependent oxidoreductase, whose translation MKLFNLKGKTAIITGGGSGIGKAISETFAAQGVRIHVLEYREEEGGKTVNGIKNNGGKAEFHQCDVSKQGEVIKVVEKIGKTQPIHILINNAGVAHVGNVETTTEEDLDRLYQVNIKGVYNCLYAVVPYMKRNGGGCIINMASIASVVGISDRFAYSMSKGAALTMTYSIAKDYIDFGIRCNCISPARIHTPFVDGFIAQNYQGKEAEIFDKLSKSQPLGRMGTPDEVAGLAVYLCSDEASFITGTNFPIDGGYIKLNG comes from the coding sequence ATGAAGTTATTTAACCTTAAGGGGAAAACAGCAATAATTACCGGAGGTGGTAGCGGGATAGGAAAGGCAATCTCAGAAACCTTTGCGGCCCAGGGTGTCAGGATACACGTTCTTGAATATAGAGAAGAGGAAGGGGGTAAAACCGTAAATGGAATTAAAAATAATGGAGGTAAAGCCGAGTTTCATCAATGTGACGTTTCAAAACAGGGAGAGGTAATAAAAGTTGTTGAAAAGATAGGGAAAACTCAACCTATCCATATTCTTATCAACAATGCAGGTGTGGCTCACGTTGGGAATGTTGAAACCACAACCGAAGAAGATCTAGATAGGCTTTACCAGGTGAATATTAAAGGAGTCTATAACTGCCTGTATGCAGTTGTACCTTATATGAAAAGAAATGGTGGCGGGTGCATTATCAACATGGCAAGTATAGCATCGGTGGTAGGTATATCAGACAGGTTTGCATATTCAATGTCAAAAGGAGCTGCTTTAACAATGACTTATTCTATCGCCAAAGATTACATTGACTTTGGAATTCGATGTAACTGTATTTCGCCGGCGCGTATTCATACCCCGTTTGTGGATGGATTCATAGCTCAAAATTATCAAGGAAAAGAAGCTGAAATTTTTGATAAACTTTCTAAAAGTCAACCCCTGGGAAGAATGGGAACTCCCGATGAGGTAGCCGGCTTAGCAGTTTATTTATGTTCTGATGAAGCTTCTTTTATCACCGGAACGAATTTCCCTATTGATGGAGGGTATATTAAACTTAATGGATAA
- a CDS encoding alpha-L-fucosidase — protein MKRILTFLSLLFFSSVIAQTTHEEAKRAIEARDFPNWFQDAKLGIFIHWGLYSVPAYGGKESYSEWYLRGLQMNDSLRTNFLKNTYGSDFSYNDLTNEFKAELFDPEEWADLFNRAGAKYVVLVSKHHDGYALWPSKYNRNWNSVDTGPKRDIVGEVTEAVRDSGLKMGLYYSLPEWNHPLHRWYSDPHDSINTYVENYMIPQFKELVSTYKPSLIFADGEWYNSAKQWHSAELINWYYNLVGEEAIVNNRWGSGLDVGFLTPEYSAGIKETSRPWAEVRGIGRSFGLNRNEDLEAYGTSKELVEKFVQAVANGGGMILNVGPGADGQIPLIQQERLVQLGNWLEINGEAIYGAESFDIIEEEKEVQISRIDEVINFNWVRNSPLKGIREDDFSVRWEGYLVAPKNGKYNIELDADDEAILELDEKTIINNNYTAPDKEAEVMNANTSYSENAVVNLKAGKPYKLVLNYREKKQNAKVTLSWSSKGDEKEIIPGGALYLDQEKTQRGLQGKYTSLKTHIAYTKKNNSLYAISFEWPDDSLQLNIPKPKSGATVKMLGLERELDWSYENNKMFINTSGIKYNELPSHDAWTFKIDNY, from the coding sequence ATGAAAAGAATACTTACTTTTTTAAGCTTATTATTTTTTAGCTCAGTTATAGCTCAAACCACACATGAAGAGGCAAAAAGGGCAATTGAAGCCAGAGATTTCCCAAACTGGTTTCAGGATGCCAAACTAGGAATTTTTATTCACTGGGGATTGTATTCGGTTCCGGCTTATGGTGGAAAGGAAAGTTATTCTGAATGGTACCTGCGTGGTTTACAAATGAACGACAGCTTACGTACTAATTTTTTAAAGAACACCTATGGAAGCGATTTTAGCTATAATGATCTTACCAATGAATTTAAGGCCGAGCTATTTGATCCTGAAGAATGGGCAGATTTATTTAACAGAGCGGGAGCTAAATATGTTGTGTTAGTCTCTAAACATCATGATGGGTACGCCCTTTGGCCAAGTAAGTATAACCGTAACTGGAATAGTGTAGATACAGGTCCCAAAAGGGACATTGTTGGAGAAGTTACAGAAGCAGTTAGAGATTCGGGGCTTAAAATGGGATTGTATTATTCTTTACCAGAGTGGAATCATCCGTTGCATAGGTGGTACAGTGATCCTCACGACAGTATAAATACTTATGTTGAAAATTATATGATACCTCAATTTAAAGAGCTTGTAAGCACATATAAACCTTCTTTAATATTTGCTGACGGAGAATGGTATAATTCTGCCAAACAATGGCACTCTGCAGAGCTTATTAACTGGTATTATAATCTTGTTGGAGAGGAAGCAATTGTAAACAACCGGTGGGGAAGCGGACTCGATGTGGGTTTTCTTACCCCTGAGTATAGTGCAGGAATCAAAGAAACCTCCAGGCCATGGGCTGAAGTTAGGGGTATAGGACGTTCTTTTGGACTCAACCGAAATGAAGACCTGGAGGCATATGGTACCTCAAAGGAACTTGTTGAGAAATTTGTTCAGGCTGTAGCAAATGGAGGAGGAATGATCTTAAATGTTGGTCCTGGAGCCGATGGTCAAATTCCATTAATACAGCAGGAGCGACTTGTACAACTAGGAAACTGGCTCGAGATAAACGGCGAGGCAATTTATGGAGCAGAATCATTTGATATTATTGAAGAAGAGAAAGAGGTGCAAATTTCCCGAATAGATGAGGTGATCAATTTTAATTGGGTGCGTAATTCGCCATTAAAAGGAATTAGAGAAGATGATTTTTCCGTGAGGTGGGAAGGCTATCTTGTTGCTCCCAAAAATGGCAAATATAATATTGAGTTAGATGCAGATGATGAAGCAATTCTTGAGCTTGATGAAAAAACAATTATAAATAACAATTATACAGCTCCAGACAAAGAAGCTGAAGTTATGAACGCAAATACCAGCTATTCGGAAAATGCTGTAGTTAATTTAAAGGCCGGCAAACCTTATAAACTGGTATTGAATTACAGAGAAAAGAAGCAGAATGCAAAGGTTACACTGTCCTGGAGCAGTAAAGGAGATGAGAAAGAGATTATTCCTGGTGGCGCTTTGTACTTAGATCAGGAAAAGACTCAGCGAGGGTTACAGGGAAAATACACTTCATTAAAAACACACATTGCTTACACTAAAAAGAACAATTCCCTGTATGCAATTAGTTTTGAATGGCCTGATGATTCTTTACAATTAAATATTCCAAAGCCAAAATCTGGAGCTACAGTGAAAATGCTTGGTCTTGAAAGAGAACTTGACTGGAGCTACGAAAACAATAAAATGTTTATTAACACCAGCGGAATTAAATATAATGAATTACCCTCCCATGATGCATGGACATTCAAAATAGATAATTATTAA
- a CDS encoding fumarylacetoacetate hydrolase family protein: protein MKLIRFGEAGKEKPGVQLHSGKRIDVSNFCADYTEDFFKNDGLANLQAWITENAENCKEVAGDVRLGPPVLKPSKIVCIGLNYAKHAAESGMEVPKEPVIFFKATSAIVGPNDDLIIPKGSTKTDWEVELGVVIGKKASYVDEADAMNYVAGYVLHNDYSEREYQLERGGQWVKGKSCDTFAPIGPYLVTKDEIEDPHRLDLWLKLNGEIVQKSNTSDFVFDIPQVVSYVSQYMTLLPGDIISTGTPFGVGMGFKPQRYLRPGDVVELGIEGLGTSKQTARAYKE, encoded by the coding sequence ATGAAACTAATAAGATTTGGTGAAGCCGGAAAAGAAAAACCTGGAGTACAACTTCATAGTGGGAAACGAATAGACGTTTCAAATTTCTGTGCAGACTATACTGAAGATTTTTTTAAAAATGACGGCCTCGCAAACCTTCAAGCCTGGATCACAGAAAATGCTGAAAACTGTAAAGAAGTAGCAGGTGATGTGAGGCTTGGACCTCCTGTTTTAAAACCTTCTAAAATTGTATGTATAGGTTTAAACTATGCAAAACATGCTGCCGAAAGTGGAATGGAGGTTCCCAAAGAACCAGTAATATTCTTTAAAGCTACAAGTGCCATTGTGGGGCCTAATGATGACTTAATTATCCCTAAAGGAAGCACTAAAACAGATTGGGAAGTGGAACTGGGGGTAGTGATTGGAAAAAAAGCTTCTTATGTAGATGAAGCAGATGCCATGAATTATGTTGCAGGATATGTACTTCACAATGATTATAGTGAAAGGGAATATCAGCTTGAGCGCGGTGGCCAATGGGTAAAAGGGAAGAGCTGTGATACCTTTGCACCCATCGGGCCATATTTAGTAACTAAAGATGAAATTGAAGATCCACACCGCCTTGATTTGTGGTTAAAGTTGAATGGCGAAATAGTGCAAAAAAGTAATACGTCAGATTTTGTATTTGACATTCCTCAGGTTGTGAGCTACGTTAGTCAGTATATGACGCTTTTGCCCGGAGACATTATTTCAACAGGTACTCCATTTGGTGTAGGAATGGGTTTTAAACCTCAAAGATACCTAAGACCCGGAGATGTTGTAGAATTGGGAATTGAAGGCTTGGGAACATCAAAGCAAACTGCCAGAGCCTACAAAGAATAA
- a CDS encoding amidohydrolase family protein: MKIDSHQHFWSYNPHRESWITDDMSGIRRDFFPKDLEPLLRQNKFDGCIAVQANDTEAESQFLLDLAAHNDFIKGVVGWVDLTAESCEERLSFFSQNSLFKGIRYTLQKEKPDFILNPLFKRGISLLSKFNLTFDLLVLEHQLPEVIQLVKEFPAQPFVLDHMAKPQVSKGLSYDWIENIKLLSSYKNVYCKVSGFLTETEDFKWLKNNFNPFFDVVSEAFGENRLMYGSDWPVCLAAGSYADTLEIVEDYFYTQENGLFKKLMGINAEKFYHL, translated from the coding sequence ATGAAAATTGACAGTCATCAACACTTTTGGTCCTATAATCCACATCGGGAGAGTTGGATTACCGATGATATGTCCGGTATAAGGAGGGATTTCTTTCCTAAAGACTTGGAGCCTTTACTTCGGCAGAACAAATTTGATGGTTGTATTGCTGTACAGGCAAATGACACTGAAGCAGAATCTCAGTTTTTACTGGATCTTGCAGCTCATAATGATTTCATTAAAGGCGTGGTGGGATGGGTAGATCTTACGGCCGAAAGCTGTGAAGAACGATTGTCTTTTTTTTCTCAAAACTCCTTATTTAAAGGAATAAGATATACACTTCAAAAAGAAAAGCCCGATTTTATCCTAAACCCTCTTTTTAAAAGGGGAATTTCTCTTTTGTCTAAATTCAATCTTACTTTCGATCTACTTGTACTTGAACATCAACTGCCGGAAGTTATCCAACTTGTAAAAGAATTTCCTGCCCAACCCTTTGTGCTGGATCATATGGCTAAACCTCAAGTTAGTAAGGGTCTCTCCTATGATTGGATAGAGAATATAAAATTATTAAGTAGTTATAAGAATGTCTATTGTAAAGTATCAGGATTTTTAACTGAGACAGAGGACTTTAAGTGGCTAAAGAACAATTTTAATCCTTTTTTTGATGTAGTAAGCGAAGCTTTTGGTGAGAACAGATTGATGTATGGGTCCGATTGGCCGGTATGTCTCGCTGCCGGAAGTTATGCAGATACGCTGGAAATAGTGGAGGATTATTTCTATACTCAGGAAAATGGTTTATTTAAAAAGCTAATGGGTATAAATGCAGAAAAATTTTATCATTTATGA
- a CDS encoding glycoside hydrolase family 95 protein — translation MRRKIIFSVLVVLSFWLSMKEANAQNLTDSIPKHILWYDTPASEWLEALPIGNGRIGAMVFGDPKNERIQLNEDSMWPGGPDWGNAKGNPEDLQYIRDLIEEGHIEKADKEIVERFSYKGIVRSYQTLGDLYIDFHERGTVENYKRLLNLNTAEVVISYTSEGSAYYQKVFTSAPDDVLIVELGTNAESGMNLTLRLDRPEDEGRPTVSISNPNSSEIAMKGVVTQYGGRVHSQPAPLDYGVQFETVLKTDHEGGTVTPKDGTLILQGVKKATIKLVANTSFYTKDFQNRNREVLDRLLGVGYEKLYQRHVQEHQKYFNRVQLQLGKEKSSNLPTDLRLQNLAKGDEDLDLVSDLFQFGRYLLISSSRPGTNPANLQGLWNENLAAPWNADYHLNVNLQMNYWPAEVTNLSEFHQPLFDFTDRLIERGRITAREQYGIERGAVAHQATDLWASAYMRAEQPYWGSWIHGGGWLAQHYWEHYNFTRDREFLEERAYPAIKSFAEFYLDWLVWDKKSKKWVSFPETSPENSYINEEGKKAAVSFGSAMGHQIIGEVFDNVLTAAEILNIEDDFIAEVREKNKSLFPGIVVGPDNRLLEWNEAYEETEKGHRHLSHLYALHPGNDITHATPHAFAAARNSIDFRLKHGGAGTGWSRAWMINFDARLLDGESAKSNVDKFMQISLAKNLFDLHPPFQIDGNFGFTAGIAEMLLQSHEGFLRILPALPEAWKDGSISGLKARGNTEVDIIWKNGKLKELILKANENRLQKIVYAGREVKVDLPEGKKVRLNAKLQIKNSTYQKKRRL, via the coding sequence ATGAGGAGAAAGATTATTTTTTCTGTTTTGGTAGTTCTAAGCTTCTGGTTATCTATGAAAGAAGCGAACGCTCAAAACTTGACAGATTCAATTCCCAAGCATATACTGTGGTATGATACCCCTGCAAGCGAGTGGTTGGAGGCATTACCTATAGGAAATGGTAGAATAGGAGCCATGGTCTTTGGAGATCCAAAAAATGAAAGGATTCAGTTAAATGAAGACTCCATGTGGCCGGGAGGGCCTGACTGGGGAAATGCTAAAGGTAATCCAGAAGATTTGCAATATATTCGAGATCTTATTGAAGAGGGCCATATTGAAAAGGCAGATAAAGAGATTGTAGAGCGGTTTTCATATAAGGGTATAGTTCGATCTTACCAAACTTTAGGAGATCTGTACATCGATTTTCACGAACGTGGGACTGTAGAAAATTATAAGCGTCTTTTAAATCTAAATACGGCTGAGGTGGTGATCAGCTATACTTCAGAGGGTTCAGCATATTATCAAAAGGTATTTACCAGCGCACCAGATGATGTACTTATTGTTGAATTAGGAACGAATGCAGAAAGTGGGATGAATTTAACTTTGAGGTTAGATCGCCCGGAAGATGAGGGGCGTCCCACAGTGAGTATAAGCAACCCCAATTCTTCTGAAATTGCAATGAAAGGTGTGGTGACACAATACGGTGGGAGGGTACATTCTCAACCAGCACCCTTAGATTATGGAGTCCAATTTGAAACTGTATTGAAAACAGATCATGAAGGGGGAACAGTGACACCAAAAGATGGAACCCTTATTTTACAAGGGGTGAAAAAAGCCACAATTAAACTTGTTGCAAATACTTCATTTTACACCAAAGATTTTCAAAATAGAAACAGGGAAGTTTTAGATCGTTTATTGGGAGTAGGGTATGAAAAACTTTACCAAAGACATGTACAGGAACATCAAAAATATTTTAACAGGGTTCAACTCCAACTGGGTAAAGAGAAAAGCAGCAACTTACCAACAGACCTTCGGCTGCAAAACTTAGCGAAGGGAGATGAAGATCTAGACCTGGTATCAGATCTGTTTCAATTTGGGAGGTACCTTTTGATCTCATCTTCTAGACCGGGGACCAACCCGGCAAATCTCCAGGGATTGTGGAACGAGAACCTTGCGGCACCGTGGAATGCAGATTATCATCTTAATGTTAATTTACAAATGAACTACTGGCCCGCCGAAGTGACTAACCTAAGTGAGTTTCATCAGCCATTATTCGATTTTACTGATAGGCTTATTGAGAGAGGCCGAATTACCGCCAGGGAACAGTATGGTATAGAGAGAGGAGCTGTAGCGCATCAGGCGACAGATCTTTGGGCTTCGGCTTACATGCGAGCAGAACAACCTTACTGGGGCAGCTGGATTCATGGAGGAGGCTGGTTGGCTCAACATTATTGGGAACATTATAACTTTACCCGCGATAGGGAATTTTTGGAGGAGCGGGCATATCCTGCCATTAAGTCTTTTGCGGAATTTTATCTGGACTGGCTGGTATGGGATAAAAAATCTAAGAAGTGGGTTTCATTTCCAGAAACCTCACCCGAAAACTCTTATATAAATGAAGAAGGGAAAAAAGCGGCAGTTTCATTTGGAAGTGCTATGGGCCATCAAATTATAGGTGAGGTCTTTGACAATGTATTGACAGCCGCAGAGATATTAAATATTGAAGATGATTTTATCGCAGAGGTTCGGGAGAAAAATAAGTCACTTTTTCCCGGGATTGTGGTGGGGCCAGATAATCGACTCCTAGAGTGGAATGAAGCCTATGAAGAAACAGAAAAGGGACATAGACATCTTTCTCACCTGTATGCACTTCATCCGGGTAATGATATTACCCACGCAACCCCACATGCTTTTGCTGCAGCAAGAAATTCTATTGATTTTAGATTAAAACATGGTGGTGCCGGTACAGGCTGGAGCCGGGCATGGATGATTAATTTTGATGCACGCTTACTAGATGGAGAATCAGCAAAAAGTAATGTTGATAAATTCATGCAGATATCCCTGGCAAAGAATCTATTCGATTTGCATCCTCCTTTTCAAATTGACGGGAATTTTGGGTTTACAGCGGGAATTGCCGAAATGCTGCTTCAGTCACATGAAGGTTTTTTGAGGATACTTCCTGCGCTTCCCGAAGCCTGGAAAGATGGGAGTATTTCAGGATTAAAGGCAAGGGGCAATACTGAGGTTGATATTATATGGAAAAACGGAAAGTTAAAGGAGTTAATTCTAAAGGCGAATGAAAACAGACTTCAGAAGATTGTATATGCGGGAAGAGAGGTAAAAGTTGACTTACCTGAAGGAAAAAAAGTGCGGCTTAACGCTAAACTTCAAATAAAAAATAGCACTTATCAAAAGAAAAGAAGGTTGTAA
- a CDS encoding alpha-L-fucosidase, translated as MEYYAFIHFNMNTFTNREWGEGGESPEQFNPTELDVRQWAKVVKEAGMKGIIITAKHHDGFCLWPSETTEHSVKNSPWKSGEGDLIKELAEVCEEFDLKFGVYLSPWDRNHAQYGKEEYVDVFHKQLEELVTNYGTLFEIWFDGANGGTGYYGGANENRKIDHRSYYQWDKVYSIVRTHQPDAVIFGDNGPDIRWIGNEEGIAGKTNWSLIRKAELYAGSGKHKELQYGHVDGTHWVPGEADVSIRPGWYYHPKEDHLVKSLPHLLDIYYGSVGRNASLLLNIPVDRRGLIHENDVKQLIKLREKLDEDFENNLAQNLEVSASKVRNNNPKFSAKNTIDGKKGTYWSPGKNEIKSSLTLDFGKDVVFNRFLVQEYIPLGQRVKSFTIEGLVNGEWHEIDRQTTIGYKRILRFDPIKASALRLNILDSKSSPLISNIEVYNAPALLVAPEVTRSKKGVITLQVPDENVHIYYTLDGTEPNHNSYRYTEVIAGGQPITLNAIAYDPVSGKYSESKKVNFDIPKTKWKVIDVTSGDIEEASKIIDEDKNTWWTAKKNKELPQEVVVDLGKNYLLQGFIYQPSHNKWSFGTISNYVFEVSVDNKKWIRTASGEFGNIRNNPIEQKVSFQPIKARYIKLKSIKNTDDSGAISIGELSVITVNQK; from the coding sequence ATGGAATATTACGCTTTTATTCATTTCAATATGAACACCTTTACAAACCGTGAATGGGGAGAAGGAGGAGAATCACCTGAACAATTTAATCCCACAGAATTAGATGTGCGGCAGTGGGCAAAAGTGGTAAAGGAGGCTGGTATGAAGGGAATAATAATAACTGCAAAACATCATGACGGGTTTTGTCTCTGGCCTTCAGAAACGACAGAACATTCTGTAAAAAACTCCCCATGGAAAAGTGGAGAGGGAGATCTTATAAAAGAACTTGCAGAAGTTTGTGAAGAATTTGATCTAAAATTTGGTGTCTATCTTTCTCCATGGGACAGGAATCATGCACAATATGGTAAAGAGGAATATGTTGACGTATTTCACAAACAATTGGAAGAACTAGTCACTAATTACGGAACCCTTTTTGAAATATGGTTTGATGGTGCAAACGGTGGTACGGGATATTACGGAGGTGCCAATGAAAACCGGAAAATAGATCATAGAAGTTACTATCAATGGGATAAGGTATATTCCATAGTTAGAACGCATCAGCCAGATGCTGTGATTTTTGGAGATAATGGCCCAGATATTAGATGGATAGGGAATGAAGAAGGTATAGCGGGTAAAACAAATTGGTCCCTAATTCGTAAAGCCGAATTATATGCAGGATCGGGTAAACATAAAGAATTGCAGTACGGGCATGTCGATGGTACCCATTGGGTACCAGGAGAGGCTGATGTTTCTATTAGGCCGGGTTGGTACTATCATCCGAAGGAGGATCACTTGGTAAAATCTCTTCCACATTTGCTGGACATCTATTACGGATCTGTAGGGCGAAATGCCTCCCTTCTTTTAAATATTCCGGTAGACAGGAGAGGGCTAATTCATGAAAACGATGTAAAGCAGTTGATAAAACTCAGGGAAAAGCTGGATGAAGATTTTGAAAATAATCTGGCTCAGAATTTAGAAGTGAGTGCAAGTAAAGTAAGAAATAATAACCCAAAATTTTCTGCAAAAAACACCATAGACGGTAAGAAGGGAACCTACTGGTCTCCTGGTAAAAACGAAATTAAAAGTTCTCTTACGTTAGATTTTGGTAAAGATGTTGTTTTTAATAGATTCCTGGTACAGGAGTATATTCCTCTTGGACAGAGGGTAAAATCTTTCACTATAGAAGGCCTGGTTAATGGGGAATGGCATGAAATAGATCGCCAAACAACCATAGGCTATAAAAGAATTTTGAGGTTTGACCCAATTAAAGCATCTGCTCTAAGACTAAATATCCTGGATTCCAAATCCAGTCCTTTAATATCGAATATTGAAGTGTATAATGCTCCCGCATTGTTGGTAGCTCCTGAAGTTACCAGATCAAAAAAAGGAGTGATTACCCTGCAGGTTCCCGATGAAAATGTGCATATCTATTATACTCTAGACGGAACAGAACCCAATCATAATTCTTACAGGTACACTGAAGTTATTGCCGGAGGCCAACCAATTACCTTGAACGCAATTGCTTATGACCCCGTAAGCGGAAAATACAGTGAATCAAAAAAGGTGAATTTTGATATCCCGAAAACTAAATGGAAAGTTATAGATGTTACTTCCGGTGATATTGAAGAGGCTTCCAAAATTATTGATGAAGATAAAAATACATGGTGGACAGCAAAAAAAAATAAGGAGCTGCCGCAGGAAGTGGTTGTTGATTTAGGTAAGAATTATCTTCTTCAAGGTTTTATTTACCAGCCATCTCATAATAAATGGTCCTTTGGAACTATCTCCAATTATGTATTTGAAGTTAGTGTAGACAATAAAAAATGGATTAGAACAGCTTCAGGTGAATTTGGCAACATTCGTAACAACCCTATTGAGCAAAAGGTAAGTTTTCAACCTATTAAAGCAAGATACATCAAGCTTAAAAGTATAAAAAATACAGATGACAGCGGTGCTATTTCTATTGGAGAACTAAGTGTAATAACAGTAAATCAGAAATAA
- a CDS encoding SDR family oxidoreductase yields the protein MDLGLTNKVILITGGTQGIGGAISRSLAFEGGIPVFIGRNKEVGELLESELLNKGQKAFFLQGDLNHKGTCKELVLTVKERYGKIDALVNNAGANDGIGLENGNPESFTKSVFNNLNHYYEMAHFCLPYLKASKGNIINISSKVALTGQGNTSGYAAAKGAQLALTREWAAELLPFDIRVNAILPAEVLTPLYKNWLSSFDDPESKLKSITSKIPLGKRMTTAEEVADLAVFLLSKRSSHTTGQFLFVDGGYVHLDRSLT from the coding sequence ATGGACTTAGGCCTTACAAATAAAGTGATATTGATAACCGGTGGAACGCAGGGAATTGGAGGAGCTATCTCCAGAAGCTTAGCTTTCGAAGGAGGCATTCCGGTTTTTATTGGGAGAAATAAAGAAGTAGGAGAACTGCTGGAATCTGAGCTATTAAATAAAGGCCAAAAAGCCTTTTTTTTACAGGGAGATCTCAATCATAAGGGTACTTGTAAAGAGCTTGTGCTAACTGTAAAAGAGAGGTATGGGAAAATAGATGCATTGGTGAACAATGCCGGGGCAAATGATGGTATAGGTCTTGAAAATGGTAATCCAGAGAGCTTTACAAAATCAGTATTCAACAATTTGAATCACTATTATGAAATGGCGCATTTTTGCCTACCTTATTTAAAAGCTTCTAAGGGTAATATCATTAACATTAGTTCAAAAGTAGCTCTCACAGGCCAGGGTAACACCTCGGGTTATGCAGCTGCTAAAGGTGCCCAATTAGCGCTTACAAGAGAATGGGCTGCAGAGCTTTTACCTTTTGACATTCGAGTAAATGCTATTTTACCTGCAGAAGTTCTCACCCCTTTGTATAAAAATTGGCTGAGTTCTTTCGATGATCCCGAGAGTAAGTTGAAAAGTATTACCTCAAAAATACCGTTAGGGAAACGTATGACCACTGCTGAAGAGGTTGCAGATCTTGCTGTTTTTCTTTTATCTAAAAGATCTTCTCATACCACAGGACAGTTTCTGTTCGTGGATGGCGGGTATGTACACCTGGACAGGTCTTTAACTTAA